From the genome of Ahaetulla prasina isolate Xishuangbanna chromosome 15, ASM2864084v1, whole genome shotgun sequence, one region includes:
- the LHX5 gene encoding LIM/homeobox protein Lhx5 — translation MMVHCAGCERPILDRFLLNVLDRAWHIKCVQCCECKCNLTEKCFSREGKLYCKNDFFRKFGTKCAGCAQGISPSDLVRKARSKVFHLNCFTCMVCNKQLSTGEELYIIDENKFVCKEDYLSSTSLKEGSLNSVSSCTDRSLSPDLQDPMQDDTKETDNSTSSDKETTNNENEEQNSGTKRRGPRTTIKAKQLETLKAAFAATPKPTRHIREQLAQETGLNMRVIQVWFQNRRSKERRMKQLSALGARRHAFFRSPRRMRPLGGRLDESEMLGTAPYSYYGDYQGDYYGPGSNYDFFSHGPPSQAQSPADSSYIPTSGPGSTPLGPLDAPLAGHHTSENQRYTDMISHSDTPSPEPGLPGSLHPIPGEVFSGGPSPPFPMSGYSGPLSHSNQELNEAAVW, via the exons ATGATGGTGCATTGCGCCGGGTGCGAGCGGCCCATCCTGGACCGCTTCTTGCTCAACGTCCTGGATCGGGCCTGGCACATCAAATGCGTGCAATGTTGCGAGTGCAAATGTAACCTCACCGAGAAATGCTTCTCGCGGGAAGGCAAGCTCTACTGCAAGAACGATTTTTTCAG GAAGTTTGGGACGAAGTGCGCCGGCTGCGCGCAGGGCATCTCCCCCTCCGACCTGGTCCGGAAAGCGCGGAGCAAAGTTTTCCATCTGAACTGTTTCACCTGTATGGTATGCAATAAGCAGCTCTCCACAGGTGAGGAACTGTACATCATCGACGAGAACAAATTTGTGTGCAAGGAGGACTACCTGAGCTCCACCAGTTTGAAAGAAGGCAGCCTGAACTCAG TTTCTTCCTGTACCGATCGAAGTTTATCTCCGGACCTTCAGGACCCCATGCAGGACGATACAAAGGAAACAGACAATTCCACTTCCTCGGATAAAGAAACCACCAATAACGAAAATGAGGAGCAGAACTCTGGAACCAAAAGAAGGGGACCTCGGACCACTATCAAAGCCAAGCAGCTGGAGACCCTCAAGGCGGCTTTTGCAGCCACCCCTAAACCCACCCGACATATTCGGGAGCAGCTAGCTCAAGAGACGGGGCTCAACATGAGAGTCATCCAG GTTTGGTTCCAGAACCGACGCTCCAAAGAGCGAAGGATGAAGCAACTGAGCGCCCTGGGAGCCCGAAGACATGCGTTTTTCCGGAGTCCTCGGCGCATGCGCCCTCTGGGAGGCCGGCTGGATGAATCCGAGATGCTGGGTACCGCTCCTTACAGTTACTATGGAG aTTACCAAGGCGATTACTACGGGCCCGGGAGCAACTACGACTTTTTCTCGCACGGCCCCCCCTCGCAGGCGCAGTCGCCGGCCGACTCCAGCTACATCCCGACCTCGGGGCCCGGTTCCACCCCGCTGGGCCCACTGGACGCCCCCTTGGCCGGACACCACACCTCGGAGAACCAAAGGTACACGGATATGATCTCTCACTCCGACACGCCCAGCCCGGAGCCGGGGCTGCCGGGCTCGCTACATCCCATCCCTGGCGAGGTCTTCAGCGGGGGTCCCAGCCCCCCTTTCCCGATGTCGGGGTACAGCGGGCCCCTCTCGCATTCCAACCAGGAGCTGAACGAAGCGGCCGTCTGGTAG